From one Thermatribacter velox genomic stretch:
- a CDS encoding SDR family NAD(P)-dependent oxidoreductase: MRLKDKVAIVTGAGQGIGKAIALGLAKEGCSVIVNDVNEQTGQQTAQEIQDLGRKAIFVQGDVSKIETAYKLRDTALEEFGRIDILVNNAGIMISGLVVDYREEDWDRIFAVNAKSVFLMCKVIGKVMIDQRYGKIVNVASIGAKDGDRYQAAYAATKAAVMNFSRAFSKEVAQYGINVNSICPGFVDTEMGKVNLADPEKRKKFIERTPKGRVSVPEDMVGLTVFLCTDESEFIVGQAINVDGGVLYY; this comes from the coding sequence ATGCGCCTTAAAGACAAAGTGGCTATTGTTACTGGTGCGGGTCAGGGGATTGGAAAAGCGATTGCTCTTGGTTTGGCGAAAGAAGGTTGTTCGGTAATCGTCAACGATGTTAACGAACAAACTGGACAGCAAACTGCCCAGGAAATTCAGGATTTGGGAAGAAAGGCGATATTTGTTCAGGGCGATGTGAGCAAGATAGAGACTGCGTATAAACTCAGAGATACTGCGCTGGAAGAGTTTGGGAGAATCGATATTTTAGTCAATAATGCTGGAATCATGATTTCTGGTCTGGTGGTTGATTACCGCGAGGAGGACTGGGACCGCATTTTTGCTGTTAACGCAAAAAGCGTTTTTCTAATGTGCAAGGTCATAGGTAAAGTGATGATTGACCAGCGCTATGGGAAAATTGTCAACGTGGCTTCCATAGGTGCTAAAGATGGAGATCGCTATCAGGCTGCTTATGCGGCAACCAAGGCTGCAGTTATGAACTTCAGCCGCGCTTTTTCCAAAGAAGTTGCCCAGTACGGGATAAACGTTAACTCTATTTGTCCTGGTTTTGTGGATACTGAAATGGGCAAGGTAAATCTTGCTGACCCTGAAAAGAGAAAAAAGTTTATAGAGAGAACGCCCAAAGGCAGAGTGAGTGTTCCCGAGGATATGGTGGGGCTCACGGTATTTCTGTGTACTGATGAGTCCGAGTTTATCGTTGGTCAAGCCATTAATGTGGACGGAGGAGTACTTTACTACTGA
- a CDS encoding GolD/DthD family dehydrogenase: MSFQFAEFDLTDKTALVTGAAQGIGKAIALLFASKGADLVLVDLKEGVKNLAEEVAKLGKRALPIVADLTDFSSLPGVVEKAMDVFSKIDILVNNAGVAILDDAENLSEEAWDKTMDINLKAPFLLSQLVGREMIKRKSGKIINIASQAGIVALDRHVAYCTSKAGLIAMTKVLALEWGEFGINVNAIAPTVVLTELGKKAWAGEVGEAMKQKIPLRRFALPEEIAAAALFLASNASDMITGTTLVVDGGYTIQ; encoded by the coding sequence ATGAGTTTTCAATTTGCAGAGTTTGACCTCACAGATAAAACCGCATTGGTTACTGGAGCAGCCCAGGGTATTGGCAAAGCCATTGCCTTGCTTTTTGCAAGTAAAGGTGCAGACCTTGTTCTTGTTGACCTTAAAGAAGGAGTAAAAAATTTGGCCGAAGAAGTCGCAAAACTGGGCAAGAGAGCGCTTCCTATTGTAGCTGACCTCACCGATTTTTCCTCGCTTCCTGGAGTGGTAGAGAAAGCAATGGATGTTTTTTCAAAAATAGACATCCTGGTGAATAACGCTGGAGTAGCCATTCTCGATGATGCTGAAAATCTTTCTGAAGAAGCCTGGGATAAGACAATGGATATCAATCTTAAGGCTCCGTTTTTGCTCTCTCAACTTGTGGGAAGAGAAATGATCAAAAGAAAAAGCGGCAAGATCATCAACATCGCTTCCCAGGCGGGCATCGTTGCTCTTGATAGGCATGTTGCGTATTGCACAAGCAAGGCTGGTTTAATTGCTATGACCAAAGTGCTGGCGCTTGAGTGGGGCGAATTTGGTATTAACGTGAATGCCATTGCTCCCACCGTGGTGCTTACCGAGTTGGGCAAGAAAGCTTGGGCGGGAGAAGTTGGAGAGGCTATGAAGCAGAAGATACCTTTACGCAGGTTTGCTCTTCCCGAAGAAATCGCTGCTGCAGCCCTGTTTTTGGCAAGCAATGCTTCCGACATGATTACCGGTACCACCTTGGTTGTAGACGGTGGCTACACCATACAGTAG
- the xylB gene encoding xylulokinase — MSGRYILGVDLGTSSIKASVLDLKEKNIINDSVPLEVSYPDSFSAEQNPQDWWQGFVGLIHKLAQKLGNLREIQAVGLSGQMLGLVLMDKGGSPVRPCLIWCDQRSHRENEEIKSKLGLERVVRMTANTPLPGYWLPKILWLRKHEPENLKHTSKFLLPKDFLRFKLTGVYATDVSDASGTLLFDVQNRCWSKEILSIFSIDESLLPQAVESTTITGQITQKAALETGLPEGIPVVGGGGDQSSGGIGLGVIRDGIISCVLGTSGVVMAKTDDVKLDFENRGLHSFCYSMPGKWFLMGCTLAAGGSYRWLREALSVIKPDLSFSEMNRLAESVPAGSEGLLFLPYLIGERTPHSDPMARGVFVGLSYRHTTAHIVRSVIEGVAFSQKDSVEILKSFSLTGETLVLSGGAAKSPLWCQILADVIGITTQTTNIEDPASSGAAFIAGVGSRAFGSFEEVCDLFIRRLQSFEPSSETVEGYGEKYIAYKKVYHSLKEVFPLLQI; from the coding sequence GTGTCTGGACGGTATATTTTGGGAGTGGACCTTGGCACCTCTTCAATAAAAGCCTCCGTTCTGGATTTAAAGGAGAAAAACATAATCAACGATAGTGTTCCTCTTGAAGTTTCCTATCCGGACTCCTTCAGCGCCGAACAGAATCCTCAAGATTGGTGGCAGGGTTTTGTGGGCTTGATACACAAACTCGCGCAGAAGCTCGGCAATCTCAGGGAAATCCAGGCCGTAGGTCTTTCCGGGCAGATGCTGGGTCTGGTGCTCATGGATAAGGGAGGTAGCCCAGTTCGCCCTTGTCTTATCTGGTGTGATCAGCGCAGTCACCGGGAGAATGAGGAGATTAAAAGTAAACTGGGCTTGGAGAGGGTTGTGAGGATGACAGCAAATACACCTCTTCCCGGCTACTGGCTTCCTAAGATTTTATGGCTGCGCAAGCACGAGCCTGAAAATCTCAAGCATACCAGTAAATTTCTCCTCCCCAAGGATTTTTTGCGTTTTAAGCTCACGGGGGTATATGCTACGGATGTTTCAGATGCTTCGGGCACCCTCCTTTTTGACGTTCAGAATCGCTGTTGGTCAAAGGAAATTTTGAGCATCTTCTCCATCGATGAAAGCCTTCTCCCTCAGGCCGTTGAGTCAACGACAATAACTGGCCAGATTACACAAAAAGCTGCTCTGGAGACTGGTCTTCCCGAAGGCATTCCTGTGGTGGGTGGTGGAGGGGACCAATCCTCAGGCGGTATAGGTCTGGGGGTTATCCGAGATGGCATTATTTCTTGTGTTTTAGGTACTTCAGGTGTAGTTATGGCGAAAACTGATGACGTCAAGCTTGACTTTGAAAACCGGGGTTTGCATTCCTTTTGTTATTCCATGCCAGGAAAATGGTTTTTGATGGGTTGTACGCTGGCAGCCGGTGGTTCTTACCGCTGGTTGCGTGAAGCACTTTCAGTCATAAAACCTGACCTGAGTTTTTCGGAAATGAACAGGCTTGCCGAAAGCGTTCCTGCGGGTAGTGAAGGACTTTTGTTTTTGCCTTATCTTATTGGGGAGCGCACTCCTCATTCTGACCCTATGGCACGGGGAGTTTTTGTGGGCTTGAGCTATCGGCACACAACTGCACATATTGTTCGTTCAGTCATTGAGGGCGTTGCCTTCAGTCAAAAAGACTCAGTGGAGATTTTGAAAAGTTTTTCGCTTACTGGGGAAACTTTGGTGCTTTCGGGTGGAGCAGCTAAAAGCCCTCTCTGGTGCCAGATTCTTGCTGATGTAATTGGTATCACCACCCAGACTACCAACATAGAAGATCCTGCTTCTTCAGGAGCGGCTTTTATTGCAGGTGTGGGTTCAAGAGCCTTTGGTTCTTTTGAAGAGGTTTGTGATTTGTTCATTCGAAGATTACAGTCTTTTGAGCCTTCCTCGGAAACGGTCGAGGGTTATGGAGAAAAGTATATTGCCTACAAAAAGGTCTACCACAGCTTGAAGGAGGTTTTCCCTCTACTTCAAATATAG
- a CDS encoding Spy/CpxP family protein refolding chaperone, whose product MKRKTLIGLLVGAMLVFGVAFSAFALAGPGRGWMWQEEGIVSFLDKQFDLTDEQEAKFDELRVQMFEELKPLRLELQQIQMDLQEARLKGESGEVIKEKLSQLLDLWDKIQEVHLKYAKEFLNLLTPEQLSKASFPAFPGWGFFGGKVGDTDRPGFRAFDGRKAPLQRRAGPCW is encoded by the coding sequence ATGAAAAGAAAAACTCTAATTGGTTTGCTGGTTGGTGCGATGCTGGTTTTTGGAGTTGCTTTTTCAGCTTTTGCTCTGGCTGGACCAGGCAGGGGCTGGATGTGGCAGGAAGAAGGGATAGTTTCTTTCCTTGACAAACAATTTGACCTTACCGATGAGCAGGAAGCAAAATTTGATGAATTAAGGGTTCAGATGTTCGAGGAACTCAAACCTTTGCGTCTTGAGCTTCAGCAGATTCAGATGGACCTTCAGGAGGCTCGCTTAAAAGGTGAGTCTGGTGAGGTTATCAAGGAAAAACTTTCTCAACTGCTTGACCTGTGGGATAAGATTCAGGAAGTACACCTCAAATATGCCAAAGAGTTTCTGAATCTCCTTACTCCAGAGCAGCTTAGCAAAGCTTCTTTCCCGGCTTTCCCGGGTTGGGGTTTCTTTGGCGGTAAAGTTGGAGATACAGATAGACCAGGTTTTCGGGCTTTTGATGGACGAAAGGCTCCCCTCCAGAGAAGGGCTGGCCCCTGCTGGTAG
- a CDS encoding HD-GYP domain-containing protein: MFGDERGCCFLVFSSFLEEELDEGLDFPAIPLFDLLLCLAEVVDLVSPRLFDHHLKVGYLAYRLGEAMGFPERGQEQLLFAGLIHDSGAFSLKERLEALEFEFSNLHYHAFVAHLLFKEFSFLPEISRILLFHHLPWEGGKGSYWQGDRVPLESHVLHFADRLSILFKADNEPLEEVRRVGEILREHVPEIFHPEVFEAFSSLLARDYVWFDFSSRDLHRIILENASPQKKCVNPSDFLALVKLVSHLIDFRSPFTVTHSAGVAQVALFLSKLVGLEKNKRFLFFGITFLHDLGKLAIPLEILEKAGPLTQKEHNIVRSHPYYTYRALASVPSLRVPARWAAEHHERLNGGGYPFGLKGEEISLESRIVAVADVFVALCEDRPYRKGLSRAEVKEILGRLASEGNLDESLISLLFENLDEIDETRKIAQEEAVREYQMFRSRLKDFRNKFFPK; this comes from the coding sequence ATGTTTGGAGATGAAAGGGGGTGTTGTTTTCTGGTTTTTTCTTCTTTTCTTGAAGAAGAGTTGGATGAGGGTTTAGACTTTCCTGCGATACCGTTATTTGATTTGCTCCTTTGTCTTGCCGAAGTGGTGGATCTGGTTAGTCCTCGTCTTTTTGATCACCATTTGAAGGTAGGGTATCTTGCTTATCGTCTTGGTGAAGCTATGGGATTTCCTGAGAGAGGACAGGAACAGCTCCTTTTTGCTGGGTTAATTCATGACAGTGGTGCTTTCTCTTTGAAAGAACGTCTTGAAGCCCTGGAATTTGAGTTCAGTAATCTTCATTACCATGCTTTCGTAGCTCATTTGCTTTTTAAGGAGTTTTCTTTCCTTCCCGAAATTTCCCGGATATTACTTTTCCATCATCTTCCCTGGGAGGGAGGAAAGGGTTCCTACTGGCAGGGAGATAGGGTTCCTCTGGAGAGCCACGTCCTGCATTTTGCTGATAGATTAAGTATTCTTTTTAAAGCAGACAATGAACCTCTGGAGGAAGTGCGCCGGGTTGGGGAAATTTTGAGGGAACATGTTCCTGAAATTTTCCATCCTGAAGTTTTCGAGGCCTTTTCTTCCTTGCTTGCCAGGGATTATGTGTGGTTTGACTTTTCGTCTCGGGATTTACACCGGATAATCCTGGAAAATGCTTCACCGCAAAAAAAGTGTGTGAATCCCAGTGATTTCCTGGCTCTGGTGAAGCTTGTTTCACATCTCATCGATTTCAGAAGTCCCTTCACAGTAACTCATTCTGCGGGTGTGGCCCAGGTAGCGCTTTTTTTGTCCAAACTGGTTGGATTGGAGAAAAACAAACGGTTTTTATTCTTTGGGATTACCTTCTTGCACGATCTGGGAAAGCTTGCTATTCCGCTGGAGATTTTGGAAAAAGCCGGACCCCTTACTCAGAAAGAACATAACATTGTGAGGTCTCACCCCTACTATACTTATCGAGCACTTGCTTCCGTACCCTCTTTGCGTGTACCCGCTCGGTGGGCAGCTGAACACCACGAGCGTCTTAACGGTGGGGGGTATCCTTTTGGTTTAAAGGGTGAAGAAATTTCTTTAGAATCTCGTATTGTGGCAGTGGCTGATGTTTTTGTGGCTCTTTGTGAAGATCGCCCTTATCGGAAAGGGCTTAGCAGGGCTGAAGTGAAAGAAATTCTTGGCAGGTTGGCTTCTGAGGGGAACCTCGATGAGAGCTTAATTTCTTTACTTTTTGAAAACCTGGATGAAATTGATGAAACAAGAAAAATAGCTCAGGAGGAAGCCGTCCGGGAGTATCAGATGTTTCGTTCCCGCCTGAAAGACTTCAGAAACAAATTCTTTCCAAAATAG
- a CDS encoding sugar-binding transcriptional regulator: MPRPKSDNPELMAKIARMYYEDELNIIEIADIFGVSRQLCSRLLKEAKDRGLVQIRIVDPTREREKEIEDRLQEVFGLRAVRCVETFTLESELTRKIVGAAAGHFLLRLLKAGDTIGVAYGRTIYEVVRLMRPSVSIPNLTVVQIMGGMSRVSGDIMATEIPRRLGEVLKAKVVYLLAPAFTKDRASKEAMLQDPTIRATLSEKLDVALVGIGGVSPDSTLIRTGTITQEEFQELVNRKAVGDVVGTYYNLQGEIVHFSGDERRIALSVDDLRQVPWVVGVVGGLEKVDAILGALRGRLVNALVIDSVTAREVLKRGGFNIQPGD, translated from the coding sequence TTGCCGAGACCGAAGTCTGATAATCCTGAGTTGATGGCCAAGATTGCACGTATGTATTATGAAGATGAGCTGAACATCATTGAAATTGCAGATATATTTGGTGTTTCCCGACAGCTTTGTTCCCGTCTTTTGAAGGAAGCAAAAGACCGAGGTTTGGTGCAAATCAGAATTGTAGATCCCACCAGAGAGCGCGAAAAGGAAATCGAGGATCGACTTCAGGAAGTTTTTGGCCTGCGAGCGGTAAGATGTGTGGAAACCTTTACCCTGGAAAGTGAGCTGACAAGGAAAATCGTTGGGGCAGCAGCAGGACACTTTTTGCTTCGGCTTTTGAAGGCTGGAGATACTATCGGTGTGGCTTACGGAAGAACCATTTATGAAGTAGTTCGCCTGATGCGTCCCAGTGTGTCCATTCCTAACCTGACCGTTGTCCAGATTATGGGAGGTATGAGCCGGGTTTCTGGAGATATTATGGCCACTGAGATACCTCGCAGATTAGGAGAGGTTCTCAAGGCAAAGGTGGTGTATCTTCTGGCACCTGCTTTCACCAAAGACCGAGCTTCAAAGGAGGCTATGCTTCAGGATCCCACTATTAGGGCAACGCTTTCTGAGAAGCTGGATGTGGCTCTGGTCGGTATTGGTGGGGTTTCTCCAGACTCAACGCTTATTCGCACTGGAACAATTACTCAAGAGGAGTTTCAGGAACTTGTAAATAGGAAAGCGGTAGGCGATGTAGTGGGAACCTATTACAACTTACAAGGTGAAATTGTGCATTTTTCGGGAGACGAACGCAGAATTGCTTTGTCGGTTGACGACTTGCGCCAGGTTCCCTGGGTGGTTGGAGTGGTAGGAGGCCTGGAAAAGGTTGATGCTATTTTGGGGGCATTGCGGGGTAGGTTGGTCAACGCTTTGGTGATTGATAGCGTAACTGCTCGAGAAGTCCTTAAAAGAGGCGGTTTCAATATCCAACCTGGAGATTAG
- a CDS encoding TspO/MBR family protein, translating into MLTYLKFIISVAIPLVAGFAGSLFTSQSLEDWYPALRKPFFTPPNWLFFPVWTTLFVLMGIAFYLVWQRNFAGYRVVLYLYCLQLVANVLWSWFFFGLRRPEWALVDILVLWVLILACIVSFYRISHLAGYLLLPYLGWVSLASFLNYFIVRLN; encoded by the coding sequence ATGTTAACCTACTTAAAGTTCATCATTTCTGTGGCTATTCCACTGGTTGCCGGGTTTGCAGGTTCTCTATTCACTTCTCAGTCACTTGAAGACTGGTATCCAGCGTTGCGTAAACCCTTTTTTACTCCTCCCAACTGGTTGTTTTTTCCAGTCTGGACCACGCTCTTTGTGTTAATGGGGATTGCTTTTTATCTTGTTTGGCAGAGAAACTTTGCAGGTTACAGGGTAGTGCTCTATCTTTATTGCTTGCAACTTGTTGCTAACGTTCTGTGGTCCTGGTTCTTTTTCGGATTGCGCCGTCCGGAATGGGCTCTGGTGGATATCCTGGTACTCTGGGTGCTCATTCTGGCTTGCATTGTTTCTTTTTACCGTATTTCGCATCTTGCTGGATATCTGCTCCTGCCTTATCTGGGTTGGGTTTCGCTGGCCAGCTTTCTCAATTATTTTATCGTGCGCCTAAATTGA
- a CDS encoding methyl-accepting chemotaxis protein, translated as MAKELSFEHCQEAATILDYVEALFRGERPREPRVVYPLHVKVLNAFKRLFENEARMSKGSRELLDAAASLSSFDVEMAHVAGVISELAEEINNISQSNLAVVEETIAGMDEVNRAISQISENLGRLVDETRALHKQNDESISLLQEVVSLKDALLQEAHIMNEKSQRLIDLVKEVEKIVDSVEEVAERTNLLALNAAIEAARAGDAGRGFAVVAQEIRKLADNTRKNLEGMRQFMQHIQDTAQESERSLQSTIGASEKISEKIELVQNTTEKTVEMFDRISGNVEEVNHFADEIRRSALEVNQAMESLGKDAEHLSQLTEKANDYARKVNSISKRASHIDDTISGIVAEMFEGLEKGLHRVTDEEIIERIEKARRAHGEWMKLLEEMVKTMQVYPLQVNSRKCAFGHFYYSVPLNRDAIVEEWREIETVHNRLHRLGEEVIEAIKRGDKISAESLYKETFDCSKELLKHLQAVEEKLKLASGVE; from the coding sequence GTGGCAAAAGAATTGAGCTTTGAACACTGTCAGGAAGCTGCGACAATTCTTGATTATGTGGAGGCACTTTTTCGAGGGGAGCGTCCCCGGGAACCTCGGGTTGTGTATCCCCTGCATGTAAAGGTTTTGAACGCCTTTAAAAGGCTTTTTGAAAACGAGGCGAGAATGTCGAAAGGCTCGCGAGAGCTGCTTGATGCTGCAGCTTCTCTGAGTAGTTTTGATGTAGAAATGGCTCATGTTGCTGGGGTTATATCGGAGCTTGCTGAGGAAATTAACAACATTAGCCAGTCCAATCTTGCAGTAGTAGAAGAAACTATTGCTGGTATGGATGAGGTTAATCGGGCTATTAGTCAAATTTCAGAAAATCTGGGAAGGTTGGTTGACGAAACCCGTGCGTTGCACAAGCAAAACGATGAAAGTATTTCTCTGTTGCAGGAAGTGGTTTCTCTTAAAGATGCTCTGCTACAAGAAGCACACATTATGAATGAAAAAAGTCAACGGTTAATCGATCTGGTCAAGGAAGTGGAGAAGATAGTGGATAGTGTGGAGGAAGTTGCAGAGCGCACTAATCTTCTTGCGCTTAATGCTGCTATTGAGGCGGCAAGAGCTGGTGATGCAGGACGTGGTTTCGCGGTGGTAGCTCAGGAGATTCGCAAGCTGGCAGATAACACACGTAAAAACCTGGAAGGAATGCGACAGTTTATGCAACACATTCAGGATACTGCTCAAGAAAGCGAGAGAAGCCTTCAAAGTACCATTGGAGCAAGCGAAAAGATCAGCGAAAAAATAGAATTGGTTCAGAATACAACCGAAAAAACAGTGGAAATGTTTGATAGGATAAGCGGGAATGTCGAGGAAGTTAATCACTTTGCGGATGAAATTCGCCGATCGGCTTTGGAAGTGAATCAGGCTATGGAATCTTTGGGTAAAGACGCAGAGCACCTGAGTCAGCTTACTGAGAAGGCTAATGATTATGCTCGTAAGGTTAACAGTATTTCTAAAAGAGCTTCTCATATTGATGATACCATCTCGGGAATAGTGGCTGAGATGTTTGAAGGATTGGAAAAAGGCCTACACAGGGTAACCGATGAAGAAATCATTGAGAGAATTGAAAAGGCTCGTCGTGCTCATGGTGAGTGGATGAAGCTTCTGGAGGAAATGGTCAAGACCATGCAAGTTTATCCTTTGCAAGTGAATTCAAGAAAATGCGCTTTCGGGCATTTTTACTATTCAGTTCCTTTAAACCGTGACGCTATCGTAGAAGAGTGGAGAGAAATTGAAACTGTTCATAACAGACTGCACCGCCTGGGTGAGGAGGTCATTGAAGCGATCAAAAGAGGAGATAAAATTTCTGCTGAATCCCTTTACAAGGAGACCTTTGATTGCTCAAAGGAACTGTTAAAACATTTGCAAGCCGTGGAAGAAAAGCTAAAGCTTGCCTCTGGTGTAGAGTGA